In Silurus meridionalis isolate SWU-2019-XX chromosome 23, ASM1480568v1, whole genome shotgun sequence, the genomic window TCAAGTGACCCTGAAGACCTTGATTAGCTGGTTCAGGTGTGTTTGATTATGGTTGGAGCAAAACTCTGCAGGAAAATGGGTCCCCACGAGCAGGGTTGAAGACCTATTTTCTACAGCAGTGGTTTTCAATCCTGGTCCTGGGGACCCACTGCTCTGCACATTTTGTATGTCTCCCTTATCTGACACACTCAGTTCAGTTCATGGATCTCTCTCCTAACGAGCTGATGATCTGAATCAGGTGTGTTAAATAAAGGAGACACACAAAATGTGCAGAGTAGGTCGCCAGGAACAGGATTGATAACTACTGTTCTACAGCATCTTTGCTTCTTTTAGTGGTACATTCCAAGGACGTCTTTGGTCTCAGACTTGACACAGCATGTGAGGTCAGTGAAAGTGAAGTGTATTCTGCGAATCACACTTTTCTGCATGAAGTCAACTCAAAATATTGTTTTAGTGTTTCTTGAATGATATTTAATTGTCAAAAGTCAGCCGTTGGGTGCCAAATCTGTGTATTTCCTTGCATCTTTGTGGCCTTACACTTGCCATAGCAAGTGAAATTATGTATTTCAGAACAATACACATCAACATATGAAGTCAACGCAAATATGGATGTGTAGTGGTTTTtgaatttgtatataaaatgacaATGTCCAAACAGAAAAATCAATTAAGTGAAACTGGGTATTTTTACAATCATCAGTGTATCAAGATAActcaaaatatgaatattttagtGGGTTTTGAGTAATTACAGATTTCATAGCCATTGAGTACCAAAACTGTTAATTTCCAAGGATCTCTGCTGCCTCAGACTTGCCACAGATGGTGAAAGGAAACTGGATTATTTCAGGATAATAGATATCAGTGTATAAAGTAAACTCaaaatatgaatgttttattGCGTTATGAATGAGTTAAGGTACGTGAATACCCAAAACAGTATTTCTCAGAAGATCATGCTGCCACAGAAGgtcaaatgtgtttaattggAATGTTTTATTCACAGAACACAGCAATCAAGataatcaaaaatattttttaatgattggtgaattatttaataatacacatttacataaacTTCAATGTAATATTGATGATGAGACACAAAGTAAACCATACAGAGCAGCACTACACAAGGCGTTATATTTCagatattcataataataacacaaacatGAGAACACACCAATTCATAAAATAAGTTTTCAAGTTCtaagttcaattaaatttaaagtctaaacaatttttttaagtttaatcaACAGGGTCATAAAATTATTTTGGCTTTGGATGGATAAacgaaataaaatacaaaaaaacagagacTCCTGCTACAAGTCTGCATGGTAGTGGTTTTTCTTCCCATCTGGTCACAGACAACATGGACATGGtcaagaaatatatattaaaaacataaaaataaaagtattaaaaacaattaaaataattaaaacttcttctctttttattcCCAATCTTCTTTTATGACATACTGTAGCACTGCACTTACACTTACAGCATGTTGTACTCTGATTTTGTATGTGATAAACAGAAATGAATTTCAACATAAAGAGTCCAGGTGCTACAATGATCTTCTTGCCAATCTATACATTTCTTTAACAAAGACTTGGAGAACATGACAAGACACTTAAAAGTTGGTCATTATACATCCTCTGTTTCATCTTCTGAAAGTTCAGAGTCACTATTGTATTCATCTGAATCACTTTCCAAGTTTACTTCTGTTCCAGTCAAATCTTGCAAATAACAGTTCTTTGTGTGCTTTCGTATTCTGTTGATGGCTTGTGTGTTCTTCTTGGTTAAACTCTGTAGACCTTGGATTCCCTCTTTACTCAGGCCCCACATCTCACCTTATATACAGGGATAAAAACAACTTTATTACAGACTTTTAGAAACATATCGGTAAGTATAATGCATGCCAAGTGTAACATACTTGATGTGCTACTGCAAAGCTGGGATGACATCTCTTTCAGGGTGTCTGCACGGGTGCAAAGAGATGTCCAATGTTTTTCCATCTCAGTAATGAGaatcttcttctcctcctcaagCCTCCTTACTGCCATTACCATGTCAAATGCCTTCCTTTTTGTCCTTAGACCTACAGAGTCTGTAATACATAAAATCAGCTTATTTTAAGATTTCTTGATATTCCAGATAATGTAAGAAAACCTTTAAATACTACGTTTTCTTACATTATCTGGTCGAACATCAATGAAAGATTGTGTGCTACTATGAGACTTATTTCACATCGTCAATGGACTTATGTACATACCATTGTGTGGAAGCTGCCATGGCCAAATTATGTCATCGGAAAGAACGGTGTCCAAGTCCAGGTTTTCTGCATTGGGAACCATGGCGTTATATTGAACCACCACAGAATTTAAAAGCTTCTTTTCCTCCCTAATCTTTCTGCGTATCCAGGCACGACCCTTGCAGCCATCATTGTCTTTATAAAGACGGTGTGATCTCCTTTTAATACTGGTGACCAGCTCCTCAATTCGTCTGGCCACAGCAGCAACATCAGAATCAGTTGAGGATGTTGTCCCTGATAAGAAGAGAAGTAGGAAATTTGCTTCTTAATTTCAGGCGTATGGGCCAGTGAGCCTAAACATTATTTTCTGCAACTTAGTGGCTACCCTACTGTATAAGGCTTTGTACCCGACAAGTTCAAGGCTATGTGtatttgcaacaaaaaaaagcttgatgAGAAATTCAAAGGGTGGAAGCAGTATATCAAGCTGAACATTATACCTTCTGCCCACTCCTTGACATCAGTGATCAGTGATCACATCCATAACCTGGAATTCCATTGGAATATGGCTTCATTGtcatttgttgtttgtgtttgaagGCCACAATAGCCCTGCAAagaggttatatatatatatatatatatatatatatatatatatatatatatatatatatatatatatatatatatatatatatatatgtgatgtcactatattttacaatacacaataaatgCATAAGTGATTACTGGTGTCTTTACCTTTTGATATCGGCGGGCAAGTGTGGAAGCCAAGTTGTTCGTCTTTTGCTGATTCCAGCGCATGGCCATGACTGTGAGCATGTCTGTGCGTACTGCAAACAAATAAGCTTATTATTCTTCTTCATAGTAGAGGTAGGTGAAAAACTGTGCAGACTTGCTGGACACAAATGGTATAAAGAACTGTAGCAGGACAGCAGGTGAGTATGGTAAGGTACACAAATGGTATAAAGAACTGTAGCAGGACAGCAGGTGAGTATGGTAAGGTACACAAATGGTATAGAGCATTGTAGCAGGACAGTAAGTTGCATCCACGTCATCTGGATCAAAATGTACTGCAGCTTGAACACTTCTAACAGCAGTATGAGAAAGGCAAAGTATTGCATTCGCTTGCAGCTGTATCTTGTATCATTTTATGAAACTAGTGCAGTGTGGTTACCTTACCTGCTTTTGCCATgtgctttgtggtaacagcaaTTCTTGAAAGGAAGGCATTACACTTCTCCTCCTCAAGCCTCCTTACTGCCATTACCATGTCAAATGCCTTCCTTTTTGTCCTTAGACCTACAGAGTCTGTAATACATATTATTAGCTTATTTTAAGATTTCTTGATATTCCAGATAATGTAAGAAAACCTTTAAATACTACGTTTTCTTACATTATCTGGTCAAACATCAATGAAAGATTGTGTGCTACTATGAGACTTATTTCACATCGTCAATGGACTTATGTACATACCATTGTGTGGAAGCTGCCATGGCCAAATTATGTCATCGGAAAGAACGGTGTCCAAGTCCAGGTTTTCTGCATTGGGAACCATGGCGTTATATTGAACCACCACAGAATTTAAAAGCTTCTTTTCCTCCCTAATCTTTCTGCGTATCCAGGCACGACCCTTGCAGCCATCATTGTCTTTATAAAGACGGTGTGATCTCCTTTTAATACTGGTGACCAGCTCCTCAATTCGTCTGGCCACAGCAGCAACATCAGAATCAGTTGAGGATGTTGTCCCTGATAAGAAGAGAAGTAGGAAATTTGCTTCTTAATTTCAGGCGTATGGGCCAGTGAGCCTACATTATTTTCTGCAACTTAGTGGCTACCCTACTGTATAAGGCTTTGTACCCGACAAGTTCAAGGCTATGTGTATTTGCAACAAACAAAAGCTTGATGAGAAATTCAAAGGGTGGAAGCAGTATATCAAGCTGAACATTATACCTTCTGCCCACTCCTTGACATCAGTGATCCAGCCCTCCAGGCGATCATCTGTGACTGCCATTTCAGTTTTCATGATCTCCAGGCTCTGCAACTGTCTTTGCAGGGCTATTGTGGCcttcaaacacaaacaacaaatgaCAATGAAGCCACATACAGCACTCATTCAATATACTGTACAGGGACAATAATATATGGCAATTCCATGGACAGTGGAAAATTTCGTCGCATTTACAATGTCAATAAAATGCCACGGTATCTGTTTGATAATGACTACACCAGGTTTCATGCAAAATATTCTAACAAATACTATGCTTGCTCACATCCATAACCTGGAATTccaggttatatatatatatatatatatatatatatatatgtgtgatgtcactatattttacaatacacaataaatgCATAAGTGATTACTGGTGTCTTTACCTTTTGATATCGGCGGGCAAGTGTGGAAGCCAAGTTGTTCGTCTTTTGCTGATTCCAGCGCATGGCCATGACTGTGAGCATGTCTGTGCGTACTGCAAACAAATAAGCTTATTATTCTTCTTCATAGTAGAGGTAGGTGAAAAACTGTGCAGACTTGCTGGACACAAATGGTATAAAGAACTGTAGCAGGACAGTAAGTTGCATCCACGTCATCTGGATCAAAATGTACTGCAGCTTGAACACTTCTAACAGCAGTATGAGAAAGGCAAAGTATTGCATTCGCTTGCAGCTGTATCTTGTATCATTTTATGAAACTAGTGCAGTGTGGTTACCTTACCTGCTTTTGCCATgtgctttgtggtaacagcaaTTCTTGAAAGGAAGGCATTACACTGCTCCACCTACTCCCCAAGAGTCAAACCAGCCCCCTCCTGGTACGTCCCACTCCATTTTAccttcaaaaataaaacaaaatgaatctAAGCTGCAATAATCTTATGTTTGGATAAAGAAAATCACATGGAcagtcaagtaaaaaaaaatcacatggacagtcaagtaaaaaaaaaaatcacatggaTTTTCTTACCTCGCATTTGAAGTCGTGGGCTTTAACATGAAACACTGAAAGAAACGGCTTCATTGAGAGCAGATCCTGAAGCTCAGGGcatctctcactcactcttttgAGGTAAGGCCAATACTTGCACGCAACATCCATAGCAAAGAATTTCACTGGCTTACAAGCCATTTTTTTCTGGAGGTACAGAGGGTAAGCAAAAACCTCCCCCCTGAACATATTAAGGGCACAAAGAAGAACACCATGCCGTTCTAGGCCCTCCTCATCTATTTTGCTGGAAGACTTCTGTGATGTTTCTCGTGCCGCTGACCACTGTCCCCCACAGACACCTCTTCCAGAGATCTAAAACATGGAAGATGGTTAACAGTCCAAACAAAATCCTATGTAGGAGTTGGTATTTTGCATGTAAATATAGTGATGTTTTGCCAATTTAAGTGGTTGGTCGAGGAATGGACATAGTCCACGAATCGTGCTACATCATCGTCCTTGGCTATGAAGACACCATTAAAGATGGCCTGTTCCCCTGATCTAAATAAAGAGACACATATTGCCTTTTAATATTCATATGATTTTCATTATGATTTTTAGCAAAGTCACTTTCAAAATGATGAACTATTACACTAACATAATCTATAGTGCTTACGGTTTCCATCAACAGAGACTGCAAGCATGTTTGGGGTGCATGCTGGGCAGTTAAAGTGGTCTTCCCGAATGACTTTGTCCACTTCAAAACGGACAGCCTCCCACTCCAAAAAGCTTTTTCTGAAGCTGTCTGCTATGATCTTTCCAGTCTGTTTCaaaagagtacagtaaaagaGAAACAGGTGAAACacttttttaccttttaacaTTGAA contains:
- the LOC124376809 gene encoding uncharacterized protein LOC124376809, which translates into the protein MAKAVRTDMLTVMAMRWNQQKTNNLASTLARRYQKATIALQRQLQSLEIMKTEMAVTDDRLEGWITDVKEWAEGTTSSTDSDVAAVARRIEELVTSIKRRSHRLYKDNDGCKGRAWIRRKIREEKKLLNSVVVQYNAMVPNAENLDLDTVLSDDIIWPWQLPHNDSVGLRTKRKAFDMVMAVRRLEEEKKILITEMEKHWTSLCTRADTLKEMSSQLCSSTSSEMWGLSKEGIQGLQSLTKKNTQAINRIRKHTKNCYLQDLTGTEVNLESDSDEYNSDSELSEDETEDV